A stretch of DNA from Acanthochromis polyacanthus isolate Apoly-LR-REF ecotype Palm Island chromosome 21, KAUST_Apoly_ChrSc, whole genome shotgun sequence:
AACattattgtgttgtatttgacAGTGAGCGAGGAGAGTTCTTACTCTTCCGATAATACCGAACCTGAGGACGACTGTCGAGGATGCCAGCTACAGTAACTGCACTTTAAGCTGTTTGGCTTTTGCTCTTTGTTCTAAGTTATCAGTATGTTCAAACATCATCTCATGTAACTTAGACCTCATCAAAGTATCCCTCTGTAACTCTAAGGAGTTTCTGAGAAAACAAGAGGTTTAGGACAGGAGTCTTGTTATGAGTAGCACTCTGTTGGAAATGAAAAGACCAAAGTCACTGTTCACTGAGCTCAGTCTCAAActgaggagagggaggaatgtACGACTTCAAGTGACAAAAGTTCAGTCCCTGTTGAACCAATGAACATGtccatggaaaatgtctgctGCTTAGGAGACCATGTTTTAGCATTATTGTAAATCACTGTTCAGTCTGCACTGATAAGCTTTGTATTACAACTACAATCAAAACCAAAAAGTTAAATACTTAAAAAAGCAACACTGTAATAACCAGTCAGATCTGAAGATTTGGTCATGTCTGCAACAAGTCCATCACTCATGATTATTGAAAGAGTAAGAGGAATCTGTCTGTGTATATCCTTTTATACAATATGGCCATCCCCTTCTATGCCAGGTGCCATTGCTGCCATTCAGTTTGTATCAATTACATGCATAAGAGCTGTTTTGAGTTTGGCTGTAATTGGTTCCTTTGGTCCCCTTGTGCAACAAAAATTCATTGAATCTATCTAAAGCAGTAAATAGGTATTTTTAGTGCTGTTGTATTAATGCTCAAGAAGAGCtctaaaaactgttttaaaaagctgtatTGTACTAATGTTCAGTCTTAAATCTTTGTAGAGCAGCTTGGGCTGGCTCTGCTTTGTTGTTTATGGTCATGCATAAAGTGCATATATCGAACAGTTCAATTCAACTACGTGCCTCAGCATCAAAGTGTGAGAGTGGGGGTGTAGCCCTGCAGTACCAGGACAGTATCCTATATTCTACATCAAGCTTTAGCATGGTAGAGAAACAACATGACCACGTGAACCATTGAAGTTCAAATTTAGCTTTTCCTTCCTGTCAGCTTTTTCTACAGTGGCTATTAGTTCTTGTCACAagttgagatttttttaaaagtattataTGAATATATATTCACCTGTCAGAGGCATGTAAAGATGTAGCATGCAGATAAATTGAGTGCCTATTGAGCTGAAGGCAACCTCACTTATTCCTCTGACTCTTGCTTGAATAAAAATTCAATATGAATCTGTGCGAATTTCTGGGATGACATCACATTGCTTTATCTTCAcacctggaaaaaaaagaagaaaggaaaaaaaacacactctgaAATGTACAAATAAAAGCATATATAAGGCTCAAAGTTATGTTTACTGTCCCACTAGGGGAAATTTGGTCTGCAGCGAAAGTTCACATATTTTATATGTATGTGACCATTACCACTGCCATGCtctaaaattttattttctacaaATGATGTAGTGTATTAAAGAAGTTCTGACACTGCTCCCTGTTttactttgtattttatttagaGAGTTTAATACATTACCACACTTTTGTGACAAGCATGACTTTAAAATTTGATATGTTTCAAACATTTATCTGGAGTCTTCAAGTCCCACTCCATCTGTGAATATATTGTATGAGCGGTGTATATGTTTCATTAAAGCACTTAGCCAAGCATTTTGCACTGTTCCAAGTTCCACCATGTTACTGCAGCCAAAGTGACGTTACTTACTGTGAGGTCTTTCTCATATGGTGATTCCATTagacaacaataaaacatggcTGTATTGTTGTGTATTACTGACTTTCCTTGTATTATTTATACAATCTGTCTGTTGTGGATGGACTGCAATATTATCTGCATTATTCAGTCATACTAAGCAGTCAGCTACCCTTGAGGAAGAAGTATTGTGGTACCATTGTAGCTTGCAAAATACTAACCATCTAAATTATATTtggaaaaatgtatatttagCAAAACAATGCATTTTGAGTATAACCTGCTCTTGTAGGTAGGAGGTTGACattaaatcctttaaaaaaaaagtctaagcacttaacacagacaaaaaaagacaaagttaGTGTTCTGGTTAGGTGAAATTTAGTATTATCTAGGAAATTCGGCAATTTAAATAGGTGACACCTGCACTGAGTAGCTATGTTCTTTTGGGTTTTTTGAGGAAACGTGCTTATTTACTGCACCATCTTGACTGCGAAGCATAAGATTGTCTCTGAGCTATTGGATTGCCTTGACCAATTACTCTGTTCAGTGGTAATATTATTCAAGTGGTCTCTTGGTTAGCActcttttcctctccttccCATTCTCCAAGAGACTgacataaaaatgtattcttCTAAGCACCTGCCATAAACTTTAGTGTCTTAATTTTGTAATTAGTGACAGAAAAATActaaaagaagacatttttatCTGAAGCTTGTTTGCCATCCATTAACTTTATGACTGTCACTTGAATAAATGTACGTGTGTGAAGCATTCTGCTAGTCAGGCAGGCACCATTATCCTCATCTGTGTATTTTAAGGGAGCTCCTTTCAGATAGACAACAAAGTTGTTGTTCTTGGTCAGAGAATACATTACAAAGACTGAGATAAGATTTGACTTGCTAACAAATAAGTATATTGTGTACAGCTCATCTGTAGCACTTTtaacttcatttaaaaatggtttGATTTTCTTATCCAGAACTCAAAAAAGTAGAGTTCATATTCTTTGTGTGCTATGAACTGATATACATATTTACACcttcaagtttgaaaatgctcTAAGTGATGCTAGTATTTTCAGTTACTACACAATCTaccaaatacacatttttgcatCTGCTTGCCAAGATTCTGGGTACAATAAATCACAAATCTGTGCCAACACTCTTTATTAGGAGAATAAATTACAGATTGTTCAGTTATGCTATAATGTACAgatttaaacctttaaaatgccATCCTGCTGGCAAATGACTGAAGTTTTAAtataaggaaaaaaacacatacaagaAAGATTGCAGAAGTTTATATACCAAATGGAAAATATTTGAGATTTACCACTACATGACTAAAGTATGTTATATTCAATACCACTTTGATACATGAAGGATTACATTATAACAAATACTAGTTTTACAGGACTGTGCATCCAAGACATGCAGTATGGGCAATATGATCATGAAATAAGATCTACCAAGCTCAATTGTTAGGTGGAACTCACTTCTTACACCATCAGTTACAGCTAGGTTTAACCATTAGGGGTCAGTACCAATACCCTTTTTGAGAATGGCCGAGCGGACTTCCTCCATTAACTCTTTGAGATACTCGATCTCCCTAGCCATAGACCCAGCCTTCTCAGTAAGCTCTATGTTCCTCCTCTTCAGCAGTGCATGCTCTGCAATAAGTGCATCCTGCTCAGCCCTCTTCTTCTGCCTGTAACGAATTGCAGCCGTTTTATTCTGCTCcatcttcttttgtttcttgtcttgtcttggcaCCTTCACAACTATCCTTTCAGGTCCACTTGCACCCAGGCAGGACTTGACTTCAACACTTGTAGCACTAAGAGGGGGTGGATTAGATTTGTATTTGGGCACAGGGTATGGCCTACTTCTGGAGGACCTTTGTGGTGGGGAGGCTGGTGAGGAGCAATGAATGACCTCTGATGAGGTTGGCATCTTAGCTTCATTTTTGGGAGTCAGGACAAGGACGATGCGAGTTGGTGAAAGGGAGAGTACAAACCTTGGGACTTGAGGGACCACAGAGGCCATCACTGGCTTTGCTTCACTCTCTGCGATATCTACTTCACTGCCTAGGTCCAAAGTGAAGGCTGGGAATGAAGGAGAATCAACCACTGGGGAAGAAGAGCCTGGAGAAGCAGGCTCAGATTTTATCTCCAGATCCTCTTGTGGCTCTTGGACACATGGTGCCAAGTCAGGGACCTCCTGTCTGTCAATACAGGATTCAGAGTGATCCACTATACTGACAGAAGGATCTGAACAGACAGCGGGAATGATAGGAAGACTTGAGAACAAAGGAGGTGAGAAAGTTGGCAATGGGAGGCAGTCAAGGGAGGCCAGAAGGTCTTCAGGAGAGCTGGGAGACTCTTCGGCAGGACTGCAGGAGCTAATCAGAGAGTCCAGGTCAAACTCACTTAGATCCATCCTCTCAGCCATCCAGTCCAGGTCACTGAGTGCATTCTCTGTGAGGGGAAATGAAGAACCATTCACCATTATCATCACTATCAGTTTTAACTAAATTACACTGAGATTTGATTATAGTAAAAGATACTACCAAAAATACTTTCAGGAAGTTAGGTGTTCTTAAAAGATACAGTTCCGGTTATCAACTTTTATGCTCATTACCTTTGCCATCACTGGACAGCATCTGGCTACCTCTCAGCTGGACAGGGTGGTCCAACCAAGGGAGG
This window harbors:
- the LOC110964677 gene encoding cyclic AMP-dependent transcription factor ATF-4-like, producing the protein MTTMKTNSQFGLEDMEALLWVPSSPMADAMSSQFFHLDTKQQQEGRGTLLEGDTSPASPHPLSPLSSSTSPAPFYSPPSSPPAILLSGDKARTESNLFSLPWLDHPVQLRGSQMLSSDGKENALSDLDWMAERMDLSEFDLDSLISSCSPAEESPSSPEDLLASLDCLPLPTFSPPLFSSLPIIPAVCSDPSVSIVDHSESCIDRQEVPDLAPCVQEPQEDLEIKSEPASPGSSSPVVDSPSFPAFTLDLGSEVDIAESEAKPVMASVVPQVPRFVLSLSPTRIVLVLTPKNEAKMPTSSEVIHCSSPASPPQRSSRSRPYPVPKYKSNPPPLSATSVEVKSCLGASGPERIVVKVPRQDKKQKKMEQNKTAAIRYRQKKRAEQDALIAEHALLKRRNIELTEKAGSMAREIEYLKELMEEVRSAILKKGIGTDP